In a genomic window of Bradyrhizobium sp. LLZ17:
- a CDS encoding ABC transporter ATP-binding protein, whose translation MPEAQEEIAIRVRDLVVGFGRQTVLDHLSLDVRRGEILGLVGASGGGKSVLMRTIIGLIPRRSGTIEVMGEPIGGRTKGAATTWGILFQQGALFSSLTVRQNLQFPLRENLLLSKELMDEIAIAKLEMVGLRAQDGDKYPSELSGGMTKRVALARALALDPPILFLDEPTSGLDPIAAGDFDALIRTLQKTLGLTVFMVTHDLASLTTVCDRVAALADGKIVAIGPMRELLQSEHPWVHAYFHGKRSQMLQPQMR comes from the coding sequence ATGCCCGAAGCGCAGGAGGAAATCGCGATCCGTGTCCGCGACCTCGTGGTCGGCTTCGGCCGCCAGACCGTGCTCGATCATCTGTCGCTTGATGTCCGCAGGGGCGAAATCCTCGGACTCGTGGGCGCGTCCGGCGGCGGCAAGTCGGTGTTGATGCGCACCATCATCGGCCTTATCCCGCGCCGGAGCGGGACCATCGAAGTCATGGGAGAGCCGATCGGCGGCCGCACGAAAGGCGCGGCCACCACGTGGGGCATCCTGTTCCAGCAGGGCGCATTGTTCTCGTCGCTGACGGTCCGGCAGAACCTGCAGTTTCCACTGCGCGAAAATCTGCTGCTGTCGAAGGAATTGATGGACGAGATCGCGATCGCCAAGCTCGAGATGGTCGGGCTGCGGGCGCAGGACGGCGACAAATATCCCTCAGAGCTATCCGGCGGGATGACCAAGCGCGTGGCGCTGGCGCGCGCGCTCGCGCTCGATCCGCCGATTCTGTTTCTGGACGAGCCGACCTCCGGACTTGATCCGATCGCAGCCGGCGATTTCGACGCGCTGATCAGGACGCTGCAAAAGACGCTGGGACTGACCGTGTTCATGGTCACCCATGATCTCGCGAGCCTCACCACCGTCTGCGACCGCGTCGCTGCCCTTGCCGACGGCAAGATCGTGGCGATCGGCCCGATGCGGGAACTGCTGCAATCCGAGCATCCCTGGGTGCACGCCTACTTCCACGGCAAGCGCTCGCAGATGCTGCAACCCCAGATGAGATGA
- a CDS encoding ABC-type transport auxiliary lipoprotein family protein, which produces METRAPYVLIGTFVLAAIVAVFGFVYWLNNTGGIGPRTNYHVQFQGPVPGLLVGAGVLFNGIRVGEVTQLGLAPDNPRFVNATISVASVTPVRADTKVGLDFQGLTGVPVVTLEGGLIAAKSGETLTLIAEAGAGQSMTQAARDALRRVDSVLEDNSGPLKDTISNFRTFSDGLARNTGKLDGILAGLEKMTGGGAPAQKITYDLRAPQNPGAAGKTLAGSLAIPEPTAVAMLQTQRMLFSPVGDNPGFAEFLWADSIPKLVQARLIDSFENYDIAHAPLRTTDLGQADYQLLIDIRRFRIAKEGEARVEIGLSARIVNKNGKVIASRLIESSEKIDKMEPAAAVAAFDMAFAQIAKELIGWTVQAV; this is translated from the coding sequence ATGGAAACCCGCGCTCCCTATGTGCTGATCGGCACCTTCGTGCTGGCCGCGATCGTCGCGGTGTTCGGCTTCGTCTACTGGCTCAACAATACGGGCGGCATCGGGCCGCGCACGAATTACCACGTTCAATTCCAGGGGCCGGTGCCGGGCCTGCTGGTCGGCGCCGGCGTGCTGTTCAACGGCATCCGCGTCGGTGAGGTGACCCAACTTGGGCTCGCACCGGACAATCCGCGCTTCGTCAACGCGACCATCTCCGTTGCTTCGGTGACGCCGGTGCGTGCCGACACCAAGGTCGGCCTTGATTTCCAGGGGCTGACTGGCGTGCCCGTGGTGACGTTGGAGGGCGGCCTGATCGCCGCCAAATCCGGTGAGACCTTGACCTTGATCGCCGAGGCCGGCGCAGGCCAGAGCATGACGCAGGCGGCGCGCGATGCCTTGCGGCGCGTCGATTCGGTGCTTGAGGACAATTCCGGTCCGCTGAAGGACACGATCTCCAATTTCAGGACCTTCTCCGACGGCCTGGCGCGGAATACCGGCAAACTCGACGGCATTCTGGCCGGCCTCGAAAAGATGACCGGTGGCGGGGCCCCCGCGCAGAAAATCACCTACGACCTGCGCGCGCCGCAAAATCCCGGAGCGGCCGGCAAGACCCTGGCGGGGTCGCTGGCCATTCCCGAGCCGACCGCGGTCGCGATGCTCCAGACGCAACGGATGCTGTTCTCGCCAGTCGGGGACAATCCCGGCTTTGCGGAATTCCTGTGGGCCGACAGCATTCCAAAGCTGGTTCAGGCGCGGCTGATCGACAGTTTCGAGAATTATGACATCGCCCATGCCCCGCTGCGCACGACCGACCTCGGGCAAGCGGATTATCAGCTCCTGATCGATATCAGGCGCTTCCGCATTGCCAAAGAGGGTGAGGCGCGGGTCGAGATCGGACTGTCGGCGAGGATCGTCAACAAGAACGGCAAGGTGATCGCCTCGCGCCTGATCGAGAGCAGCGAGAAGATCGACAAGATGGAGCCGGCCGCGGCAGTCGCAGCCTTCGATATGGCCTTCGCGCAGATCGCGAAGGAGCTGATCGGCTGGACCGTGCAGGCGGTGTGA
- a CDS encoding ABC transporter permease — MNSEPLLLATPSGDVLELRPQGSWIAANVSTLETLSRSVGVDVERSRAVTLDMSGVSALDTLGAWMLEKLSRKAASSGKSAGIVGVADHFSGLMDEVRQVNRHTPAPVAAPNPVLLRLNDLGKATVGAREDITIFLQMLGALFMAVIGVVRPPRTLRLTSLVYQLNRIGWQAIPIVMLITFLIGAIIAQQGFFHFRRFGAESYTVDMVGILVLRELGVLIVAIMVAGRSGSAYTAELGSMKMREEIDALSTMGLDPVEVLILPRVAALVIALPILAFIGSIAALYGGGLVAQFYGDMGPAIYIARLHEAVSVTHFEVGILKAPFMALVIGIVACSEGLRVKGSAESLGKQTTTSVVKSIFLVIVLDGLFAIFFASIGM; from the coding sequence GTGAATTCGGAACCCCTGCTGCTGGCAACACCGTCTGGCGATGTGCTGGAATTGCGTCCCCAGGGGTCGTGGATCGCAGCCAACGTGTCGACGCTCGAAACGCTGTCCCGATCGGTCGGGGTCGATGTCGAGCGATCAAGGGCCGTGACCCTGGACATGTCGGGCGTCAGCGCGCTCGACACGCTCGGCGCGTGGATGCTGGAGAAACTGTCGCGCAAGGCTGCATCATCGGGAAAATCGGCGGGGATCGTCGGCGTAGCCGATCATTTCAGCGGCCTGATGGACGAAGTGCGCCAGGTCAACCGCCATACGCCGGCTCCAGTCGCCGCGCCCAACCCGGTTCTCCTCAGGCTGAACGATCTCGGCAAGGCGACCGTCGGCGCCCGCGAGGACATCACGATCTTTCTTCAAATGCTCGGCGCATTGTTCATGGCCGTGATCGGCGTGGTGCGGCCACCGCGCACGCTGCGGCTGACGTCGCTGGTCTATCAGCTGAACCGGATCGGGTGGCAGGCGATTCCCATCGTCATGCTGATCACGTTTCTGATCGGCGCGATCATTGCCCAGCAGGGGTTCTTTCATTTCCGCAGGTTCGGCGCGGAGTCCTATACCGTCGATATGGTCGGCATCCTCGTGCTGCGTGAGCTGGGTGTGCTGATCGTCGCCATCATGGTCGCCGGCCGTTCGGGAAGCGCCTACACCGCCGAGCTTGGCTCCATGAAGATGCGGGAGGAAATCGATGCGCTCTCGACCATGGGGCTCGATCCCGTCGAAGTCCTGATCCTGCCGCGCGTCGCGGCCCTGGTCATCGCGCTGCCGATCCTTGCCTTCATCGGCTCGATTGCCGCGCTCTATGGTGGCGGCCTGGTCGCGCAATTCTATGGCGACATGGGACCGGCGATCTACATCGCGCGACTGCACGAGGCGGTCTCGGTCACCCATTTCGAGGTGGGGATCCTGAAGGCGCCGTTCATGGCGCTGGTGATCGGGATCGTCGCCTGCAGCGAGGGATTGCGGGTCAAGGGCAGTGCCGAATCGCTCGGCAAGCAGACGACCACATCGGTGGTGAAGTCGATCTTCCTGGTGATCGTGCTCGATGGCCTGTTCGCGATCTTCTTTGCCTCGATCGGAATGTGA
- a CDS encoding phage holin family protein has product MNTDNVVKHLRALWRTDRIIADIRLRRLLVGLGLRAFAALIAAFGLLMLEFSAYFALVQIWSAIAAAAALGAINFVIAAIVFVVAGRPPSGHDIELATEIHGTSIEALQLEARALQDQVSGAVHHPLSTIVPVLVPLIAIIIKTMRKGAKQPAAEA; this is encoded by the coding sequence GTGAACACGGACAATGTCGTCAAACATCTGCGCGCCCTGTGGCGCACGGACAGGATCATCGCGGACATCAGGCTGCGCCGCCTGCTGGTCGGACTGGGACTGCGCGCCTTCGCGGCGCTGATCGCTGCATTCGGGCTGCTGATGCTGGAGTTCTCGGCCTATTTCGCGCTGGTCCAGATCTGGAGCGCGATTGCCGCGGCGGCCGCGCTCGGCGCAATCAATTTCGTCATTGCGGCGATCGTCTTCGTCGTCGCCGGGCGTCCGCCGTCCGGCCACGACATCGAGCTCGCCACTGAAATTCACGGCACATCGATCGAAGCCCTGCAACTGGAGGCCCGGGCGCTCCAGGACCAGGTGAGCGGTGCGGTTCATCATCCGCTGAGCACGATCGTGCCAGTGCTGGTGCCCCTGATCGCGATCATCATCAAGACCATGCGGAAAGGCGCGAAACAACCAGCCGCGGAAGCGTAA